The window TCGTTTTTGTTGAATCTCACGTTCTAAATTGACCTTGGATTTGTACAGCTCGTCTTTTGCTTCGAGCAACGCCTCCTTCTTCTTGATTTCAGCCTCTTTTTTGGCATCCTCGACGATATCCTCGGCGATATCTTTGGCCTTGGCAATTTTTCCGGAGCCGATAGACCGCAGAATCAGGTAGGTAACCAGGGATGCCACCACCGCAGAAGCCACAACCAAGATTATATAGATAATGAATGATTCCATAGAATCCTCCACCCCACGGTGTTAATATATATAGGATTTAAAGTTTTGATGGAGACAGATGGATAAATCAGGGAGTGGCTGTCGGTTTTATTTCATCTTCGAGCTTGTCCAAAAGAGACTGGGCCCGGTCGTTTATCTGGACCAGTTCCTGCTCTTTTTCGCGCAACTCAAACAATTCACTGGCAATATTGAGAGCCGCCAATATCGCCACGTCTTTGGGAGATTTGTTGTAACTTCGCTCACCGATCTCCCTCATCTTCTTATCCACATAGGCGGCAATGGATTTGATCTGCTCCAGATCTCCATCACCCCGAATGGGATAATCCTCGCCGTAGATTACGACTTTGACTGATTGATTTTTATCCGACATCCTCTATAACAAACTTACCTGTATCCAAAAAAACTTTATGTTTTTTGTCTGATTATAATAATTCTCAAATACAAACTAAATGTCAAGAAAAAACAAGTCAGGCGATTTCCGCCTCGACATCATCCAACTTTCCCAAAAGTTCTGAAATTTTGTCCTTAACAGTGACTTCCTGTTCTTTAAAGCGCGATTCGATTTCGCTTTTCTCATCTTTAAACTGCTCGAGTTGAAGCCGACAGGCTTTTAATTCTTTCTCCAACCCATCATTTTTCGATTGCAAATCTTTATTTGTCTTCTCAAGTTCTTTGAGCTTTCCAAGCACCTGTCCGATTTTGTTCTCAAGTTTCTCCAGGTTATCCAATTTCCCACTCCATTTTATTTATATTAAGTTCTTAAAGTTGCTGTAAATTTATCTTTGAGCCTTTCGATGATTCGGACAAAGACCGGATCGACTTCTTCATCGGTCAAAGTTTTCTCGAGTGATCGGAATTCGAGATTGAAGGCCAGTGATTTTTTACCCTTCTCAACCTGCTTCCCTCTATATACGTCGAACAGTTCGACTTTTGTGAGAATTTCGCCTCCGGTCTCTTCGATCGTGTTGACCAGATCAGCAGATAACACCCCCTCATCGACAACCACGGCAATATCACGCCAGGTCGAGGGATAGCGCGGAAGCGGGTGATAATTGATCTCCTCGGAATAGTGGCGGTGAAGCTTCTCGAGTTCAACTTCCAGGTAGTACACTGGAAGCTCTAAGTCATACATACTCAAGGCATTATCCGACACGACCCCGGCCCTGCCGAGAGCTTCGCCCTCTATATATAGATCGAATGAGCCATCCGGCTTAAAGTATTTCCAGTCCTTTTGCCTGAACTCGAAGTGCGCGAGGTTCATCCCCTGGCAGAAATCCTCGACAATGCCTTTCAGGTCAAAGAAATCGTAATTGGCCGGATTAATAGCCCAGTTGCGGACATCGGGACGACCACAGACTACAATTCCCAGGTGAGTTGTCTCGGTATGAGAACCATCGCCGTTTTTGTAAGCCACCGAACCGATCTCGAACAGTTTAATATCTTTCTGGCGGTAGTTCAGGTTGCGGTTCACGACCTGCAGGGCGTTAAAGAACAGATCGCTCCGAAAAGCGGCCATATCCCGCGAAAGCGGATTTAACAGCCTCACAAAACGGTCTTCCATATCCAGCTTCAAAGCCTTCTCCGGATCTATCATATTTGGAGTCAGAATCTCGTACAAACCCTGCCTGACGAGTGTATCGCGAATTCTATCCTTAAATACCTCGAGCTCGTTTCTGGCAGTCAGGAGTTCTCCGGCCGCACGCAGGGATGTCCCGATTCGATCGTAGCCGTAAATTCGTCCGATCTCCTCCACCAGGTCGATCTCCCGGGTACAGTCGGGGCGGAAAGTGGGAACCAGAACAGAGATCTTCTTGCCGGTTTGAACTCCAAATCCGAGAGAATCGAGAATATCGATCATCTGGGGAGCGGAAATATCGGTTGCCAGGATCTTATTGACCCGGGTCGGACGGAGTTCCACCTCAACCGGCTCTATCGCTTTTGGATAACTATCTACGATGCCTTCATGAACTTTTCCCCCGGCCAGCCGGCTCATCAGGTAGGCGGCGTAATCACAGGCACGTGGGACCATGTTAGGATCTGCCCCTTTTTCAAATCTGACTGCCGATTCAGAATCTATATTCAGGCGTTTGTGTGTGCGGCGAATGTTCGACGGATTAAAATACGCGCTTTCGAGCAAAACCCTGTCGGTCTTTTCGCCCACCTCGGAATCCTCACCACCCATAATTCCACCCAGTGCGACCGGGACAGAACCATCGGTTATGAGCACATCGCCCGCTTTCAACTCCCGTTTATCGCCATCGAGAGTGGTAAATTTCTCGCCATCCTGAGCAGAACGAACGATCACCTGCGGCATCGAAAACTTGCTGAAATCGAAAGCATGAAGCGGGTGACCATATTCCATAAGTACCAGGTTAGTAATATCGACCACGTTATTGATCGGGCGTAATCCGGCTGATACCAATTTCCGCTTTAACCAGAACGGTGAAGGGCCGATTTTGATCCGGTCAATAAGACGCGCGGCATAGCGAGGGCAGGCTTCCGGATTCTCGATCTCAATCCTTATTTCATCTGTGGCCTGCTTATCAATCTCTGCCAGTTCGATTTCCGGATGCTTGACCAACGAACCTGCCAGGGCTGCAATTTCTCGGGCAACTCCGATCGCAGACATACAGTCCGGACGATTGGGCGTCAGCTCAAACTCAATCAACGGCTCTTCCAGCTCCAGTTTCTCCCACAGGTCAGTGCCGGCTTTCATGGCAGTCTCGAGTTCAATAATCCGCGAACCGTCATCGGAAAGACCCAGCTCTTTTTCAGAACAGAGCATTCCCTCGGACTTTACGCCCAGCTTTTCGGTCAGCTCAATATGAACACCGCCGGGAAGCGCTGCTCCCATAACAGCGAAAGCCGATTTAAGACCGACCGTAACATTGGGAGCTCCACAGACCGTGGTGGCGGTTTTGAGCCCGATATCGACCTGACAAACCTTGAGATTTTCCGAGGAGGGATGCGGTTCTATTGACTTGATCTTGCCGATCACGACACCATCGAACTTCTCGAACACCAGCCCGGTAACCTCGCAGGCAGTACCGGCCATGGTTAGACGGTCGCAGAGTTCCTCAGCACCCCATTCAAAATCGACCAGCTCTTTCAGCCACTTATAACCGATCTGCATCAGAATTGCTCCAGAAAACGTATATCGCCTTCGAAAAAGAGGCGGATATCTTCGACGTTATATTTAAGCATACAGATTCTCTCAATCCCGATCCCGAAAGCGTAACCAGTGTAGACCTCCGGGTCGTAGCCGACATACTCGAAAACCGCCGGATCGATCATACCGCAACCCAGAATCTCGAGCCATCCGGACTGCTTGCAGAGAGCGCATCCCTTCCCGCCACACAGGTAGCAGGTAACGTCGACTTCGGCCGAGGGTTCTGTGAAGGGGAAAAAGCTGGGGCGGAATTTGAGTTTGACATCGCTTCCAAAATACGATTTGGCGAACGCGACTAAAATCCCTTTCAAGTCAGCAAAGGTAACATCCTGATCGACATAGAAACCTTCGATTTGATGAAAGAGGGCATGAGCCCTGACCGAAATCGCCTCGTTGCGATAACAGCGCCCCGGCGCAATAAACCGTGCCGGTGGTTTCATCTTCTCCATAGTGCGAATCTGGACCGGAGAAGTATGAGTCCGGAGGACTTTATCGCCTGAGATATAAAACGTATCCTGCATATCCCGGGCGGGATGATCCTTGGGGATATTCAGGGCTTGAAAATTGTAATAATCGCTTTCGATATCGGGTCCGGTTGCAATCGCGAAGCCCATACGGGCGAAGATATCGGACATCTCCTTGATCGTGGTGACGACCGGATGAACCCTCCCCAGGCGAACTCTCTTGCCGGGCAGGGTATAATCGAACTTCTCAGCCGGGGCGGCGGTCTTGCCTATCGTCAGTTTGAGCTCATCCAGGCGCGATTGAAAATCCTGCTTGGCGATATTTGCCAGCTTTCCGATCTCGCGCTTTTCTTCTACCGAAAGGTCCTTGAGCCCCTTGAGTATCTGGTTGAACTGGCTTTTGCGCCCCAGAAACTCGATTTTGACTTTTTCCAGATCGGCATTGTTCTTGATCTGGCTGACAGCCTTGTCGAAAGTCTCTTTTATTTCATGAATCTGTTGTTTTAAGTCCATTGCGATATATTCAGGCGGCCCTGGTCAGGTCTACCAGATGTTCGAACGTGGCCTGATCCGTGGCCGCGATATTTGAGAGCACCTTGCGATTCAAAATGATTCCCTGTTCTTTAAGCCCAGCCATAAACTGGCTGTAGCGGACGCCGTGGACGCGACAGGCCGCTGAAATACGGGTGATCCAGAGTCTGCGAAAATCGCGTTTGCGATTGCGACGATCGCGGTAAGCATATTTGAGGCTTTTGCGAACCGTCTCTTTGGCAGTGCGGTGGAGCTTGGATCGTCCACCGAAGTTGCCCTTGGCCTGTTTCAAAATTTTCTTTTTACGGCGCCGGGCAGCCACATTGTTAGTTGCACGTGGCATTTTTTCCTCCTGCTCGTTAACCTGTTAGTTACAGATACGGTACCAGTTTCTTGACATTCTTCTGATCAGCTCTGGTGATCAGAGTGCTTTTGCGCAGATTGCGCTTGCGCTTGGAAGTCTTCTTGGCCAGGAAGTGACCGGCCAGACTCTTGAACCGTTTGATTTTGCCGGTACCGGTCTTGCGAAGTCTCTTCCGTGCGGCTCGATTTGTTTTTAGCTTGGGCATAGCGCACCTTCTGATTTATTTAACTCAACTAGATTTCGGCATCAGCAACATGGTCAGGTTACGACCCTCCATCTTGGGCTTAACCTCGACCTGTGAGATATCCGATAAATCACTAATGATTCTTTCCATTATCTTGCGACCAAACTCCACATGGGCCATCTCCCTGCCACGGAAAGTCACGAAGACTTTTACCTTTTGCCCCTGCATAAGGAAATCACGCACGTGCTTGGTCTTAAAACTGTAATCATGCTCCTCGATTTTAGGCCGGTAACGCATTTCCTTAAGTTGCACAGTATGCTGTTTTTTACGAGCGCTACGGGCTTTCTTGGACTCCTCGTATTTGTACTTGCCATAATCGAGAATACGACAGACCGGCGGTTTGGCGTTTGGTGAAACCTCGACCAGGTCGAGCCCTTTTTCATAGGCAAGTTCGACCGCGTCGCGTGTCTGCATGATTCCAACCTGTTGACCCTCGGTATCGATCACTCTCACCTGGGGAGCTCGAATCCTGTTATTGACTCTCACGCCCTGCTTTTTTCGTCCTGAAGAAGCTGCCATTAAATAACTATTTCTCCATCCCTGTAGATTTGCTTTCTATTTCTTCTTGTAGTTTCGATATCGCCTCCTCAAGTTGCATCACACCAAGGTCGATCTGTCCATAGTGACGTACCGAGACTTTATTCTGTTCTACTTCTCTCCCCCCAACGATAAACATATACGGCACCTTGGATGTTTCAGCTTCCCTGATTTTAAAACCGACTTTCTCCGAACGAGTGTCGACTTCACATCGGATACCGCATTCTTTGAGATCGTTGCCGAGTTTTTCAGCATATTCATTCTGTTTATCGGTAATCGGCAGAACTACGACCTGTACCGGTGCCAGCCAGAGCGGGAATGCCCCGCCGTAATTTTCGATCAGGACACCGAAGAACCTCTCGAGCGAACCCAGTATGGCCCGATGGACCATAAACGGTCGCTTCTGCTGATTGTCCTTGTCAATATAATAAATTTCGAAGCGTTCCGGCAGATTAAAATCAAATTGTATCGTCGAACACTGCCACATACGGCCGATCGTGTCTTTAATCTTTATATCGATCTTGGGGCCGTAGAATGCACCCCCGCCCGGATCGACTTCATAATCAAAACCGATCTCCTCCAGTGCAGAGCGAAGGGCGCTCTCTGCCATATCCCAGCGTTGTGGCTCGCCCACGAATTTCTCCGGCCGGGTTGAAAGATACACTTTGTACTCGTCGAAACCGAACAGCTTCAAAAAATCGATCGCCAGCTTGCAGACCTTGACGATCTCCTCGTGGATCTGTTCCGGGGTGCAGAAAATATGGGCATCGTCCATGGTAAATCCGCGCACCCGCATCAGCCCGTGCAAAACCCCCGAACGCTCATAGCGATAGTCAGTTCCAAGCTCGGCATACTTCAACGGCAGGTCGCGATAGGAACGGATTCCACTGCGGTAGATTTCGATATGGAACGGGCAGTTCATCGGTCTGATCTGATACAGGTCACCCTCGACTTCGTTCGGCTTAAACATATTCTCGGTGTAGAAATCGGAATGTCCCGAGATCTCCCACAATTTCAGACGAGCCATATGCGGAGTATAGATCAACTTGTAACCGGCATCGACATGCATATCTTTCCAGTGATTTTCGATGATATTTCTGATCGTTGCTCCCTTGGGATGCCAGAGCACCAATCCGGGACCGCTGTTTTCATTGATCGAGAACAGGTCGAGTTCCCTGCCGAGTTTGCGATGGTCACGCTTCTTGGCTTCTTCCAGGCGAGTCAGGTACTCATCGAGGCTCTGCCTGTCCGGAAAAGAGATACCGTAAATGCGCTGGAGCATCTTGTTATGCTCATCGCCCCGCCAGTATGCCCCGGAAGCTGACAACAGCTTAAAAGCCTTGACCCTTCCGGTAGACGGCAGATGAGGACCGCGGCATAAATCAAAGAACTTGTCATGTTTATAAACCGAGGCGGTATCATCGGAAATATCTTCAGTCAGGATTTCGACTTTGTAATCTTCACCTTTTCCCTTGTAACGATCAATCAATTCCTGCCGGCTCAAGACCTCGCGCTGGAAAGGATGATTTTGCTTAATGATCTGCTTCATCCGCTTCTCGATTTTGGCGAGATCATCCTCGGAGAACGGCTCTTCAACATCGAAATCGTAGTACCAGCCCTCCTCAATCGGGGGGCCGATCGCCAGCTTGGTACCGGGGAACAATTCAGTGACCGCCTGGGCCATGATATGCGAACTGGAATGCCAGAAAACCTCGCGTCCCTCCGGATCGTCGAAAGTCAACAGGGTCAACTCGTTATCATCTTCGATCGGCTCATTCAAACCGCGCACGGTTCCGTTTAACCTGGCGGCCAGCACTTTCTTGGCCAGTCCGGGTGAGATGCTTTTGGCGATCTCGTAAGCAGTAACTCCGCTCTCGAATTCTTTGACCGAACCATCCGGAAATTTTATCTGAACTTTACTCATTTCATTTCCTGCAATAATATAAAAAAACCCGCAAGGGGTTATAATGGTGGGCGATACTGGAATCGAACCAGTGACCTCTTGCATGTCAAGCAAGCACTCTAACCAACTGAGCTAATCGCCCACACCCTGTCTGACTAAGCCTGTAAATTTAACAGCAACACCAAAATTGTCAAGTAAAAAGGCATCCACCAGCTTTCAATAATGATATCAGGTTAGTACCTATAAGTTCAAACCGATTACCGGTTTATATTAAAAAGTATCGGGAAATACGCAAGATTTTTTTACGCTTTTCGGGGAAATATAGATAGTCTTGAGCTCAGAGTCCCTTGGCAATCTCCAAAAAGACCTGTGACTTGGAGTATTCCTCGATCACAAGCGACTTCAACTCGAGCAGATTCATAGGTTCGATCTTCATGGAATTGAGCACATCCATGTCGACTGCCTGCAGATCCGTCTGAGTCGCCTCGTCGTCTTCCTCCATAGAGAAACGAGAGACGTAATCCGCGCAATACACCATTGTAGCCAGTGAATTTTCGCGGGGTGAATTGAGCGGTTCATGATGCCAGGCGATAGCATCCTGAAGGAACTTGGGCAAATTCCACTTGGCGGCTAAGGCCTGACCGACTTCGGCATGGGTGTAGCCGAGAGCTTTTTTCTCGAGATCATACAGGGGCATGATCACTTTTTTGCGGCTCTCATGTAATTTATTCCAGTCCTCGGGCAGGAAACAAACCATGGCCAGCTTGCCGATATCATGTAACAATCCGGCCGAGAAGGCATTGTCAGCATCCTGTATCCACTGGTTGGAAAATTTGCGGATAAGCACTCTGCAGGCTGAACCGACCAAAAGCGAATGGCGCCAGAAATCCTCCTGGTAGTTAGCGAACTCCGGACCGGTGTTAAACGATTTGAACAGCGATGCCGACAGTACCACCGACTTTACAGCTTCCAGCCCGATCGTCACAATCGCCTGTTTTACAGAAGTTATTTCCACCCGGGAGCCGTAAAATGCGGAGTTTGAAACTCGCAGTATCTTGGCGCTCATGGCTGGGTCTTCGGCAATTATAGAGGCTATCTGATATGCGGAGGTATTCGGATCAGCTACCGCCGCGTCAATGCGGGTATAGACGATCGGCGGAGTTGGCAGGTTTTCGATACCAACTATGATCCTGTGCTGCTTTGAATCAGAAGTTATGGGCA of the Candidatus Zixiibacteriota bacterium genome contains:
- the thrS gene encoding threonine--tRNA ligase — encoded protein: MSKVQIKFPDGSVKEFESGVTAYEIAKSISPGLAKKVLAARLNGTVRGLNEPIEDDNELTLLTFDDPEGREVFWHSSSHIMAQAVTELFPGTKLAIGPPIEEGWYYDFDVEEPFSEDDLAKIEKRMKQIIKQNHPFQREVLSRQELIDRYKGKGEDYKVEILTEDISDDTASVYKHDKFFDLCRGPHLPSTGRVKAFKLLSASGAYWRGDEHNKMLQRIYGISFPDRQSLDEYLTRLEEAKKRDHRKLGRELDLFSINENSGPGLVLWHPKGATIRNIIENHWKDMHVDAGYKLIYTPHMARLKLWEISGHSDFYTENMFKPNEVEGDLYQIRPMNCPFHIEIYRSGIRSYRDLPLKYAELGTDYRYERSGVLHGLMRVRGFTMDDAHIFCTPEQIHEEIVKVCKLAIDFLKLFGFDEYKVYLSTRPEKFVGEPQRWDMAESALRSALEEIGFDYEVDPGGGAFYGPKIDIKIKDTIGRMWQCSTIQFDFNLPERFEIYYIDKDNQQKRPFMVHRAILGSLERFFGVLIENYGGAFPLWLAPVQVVVLPITDKQNEYAEKLGNDLKECGIRCEVDTRSEKVGFKIREAETSKVPYMFIVGGREVEQNKVSVRHYGQIDLGVMQLEEAISKLQEEIESKSTGMEK
- the zapB gene encoding cell division protein ZapB, with translation MKWSGKLDNLEKLENKIGQVLGKLKELEKTNKDLQSKNDGLEKELKACRLQLEQFKDEKSEIESRFKEQEVTVKDKISELLGKLDDVEAEIA
- the rplT gene encoding 50S ribosomal protein L20, whose translation is MPRATNNVAARRRKKKILKQAKGNFGGRSKLHRTAKETVRKSLKYAYRDRRNRKRDFRRLWITRISAACRVHGVRYSQFMAGLKEQGIILNRKVLSNIAATDQATFEHLVDLTRAA
- a CDS encoding HDOD domain-containing protein, yielding MPITSDSKQHRIIVGIENLPTPPIVYTRIDAAVADPNTSAYQIASIIAEDPAMSAKILRVSNSAFYGSRVEITSVKQAIVTIGLEAVKSVVLSASLFKSFNTGPEFANYQEDFWRHSLLVGSACRVLIRKFSNQWIQDADNAFSAGLLHDIGKLAMVCFLPEDWNKLHESRKKVIMPLYDLEKKALGYTHAEVGQALAAKWNLPKFLQDAIAWHHEPLNSPRENSLATMVYCADYVSRFSMEEDDEATQTDLQAVDMDVLNSMKIEPMNLLELKSLVIEEYSKSQVFLEIAKGL
- the pheS gene encoding phenylalanine--tRNA ligase subunit alpha, translated to MDLKQQIHEIKETFDKAVSQIKNNADLEKVKIEFLGRKSQFNQILKGLKDLSVEEKREIGKLANIAKQDFQSRLDELKLTIGKTAAPAEKFDYTLPGKRVRLGRVHPVVTTIKEMSDIFARMGFAIATGPDIESDYYNFQALNIPKDHPARDMQDTFYISGDKVLRTHTSPVQIRTMEKMKPPARFIAPGRCYRNEAISVRAHALFHQIEGFYVDQDVTFADLKGILVAFAKSYFGSDVKLKFRPSFFPFTEPSAEVDVTCYLCGGKGCALCKQSGWLEILGCGMIDPAVFEYVGYDPEVYTGYAFGIGIERICMLKYNVEDIRLFFEGDIRFLEQF
- a CDS encoding translation initiation factor IF-3; the protein is MAASSGRKKQGVRVNNRIRAPQVRVIDTEGQQVGIMQTRDAVELAYEKGLDLVEVSPNAKPPVCRILDYGKYKYEESKKARSARKKQHTVQLKEMRYRPKIEEHDYSFKTKHVRDFLMQGQKVKVFVTFRGREMAHVEFGRKIMERIISDLSDISQVEVKPKMEGRNLTMLLMPKSS
- the zapA gene encoding cell division protein ZapA is translated as MSDKNQSVKVVIYGEDYPIRGDGDLEQIKSIAAYVDKKMREIGERSYNKSPKDVAILAALNIASELFELREKEQELVQINDRAQSLLDKLEDEIKPTATP
- the rpmI gene encoding 50S ribosomal protein L35, which translates into the protein MPKLKTNRAARKRLRKTGTGKIKRFKSLAGHFLAKKTSKRKRNLRKSTLITRADQKNVKKLVPYL
- a CDS encoding phenylalanine--tRNA ligase subunit beta; its protein translation is MQIGYKWLKELVDFEWGAEELCDRLTMAGTACEVTGLVFEKFDGVVIGKIKSIEPHPSSENLKVCQVDIGLKTATTVCGAPNVTVGLKSAFAVMGAALPGGVHIELTEKLGVKSEGMLCSEKELGLSDDGSRIIELETAMKAGTDLWEKLELEEPLIEFELTPNRPDCMSAIGVAREIAALAGSLVKHPEIELAEIDKQATDEIRIEIENPEACPRYAARLIDRIKIGPSPFWLKRKLVSAGLRPINNVVDITNLVLMEYGHPLHAFDFSKFSMPQVIVRSAQDGEKFTTLDGDKRELKAGDVLITDGSVPVALGGIMGGEDSEVGEKTDRVLLESAYFNPSNIRRTHKRLNIDSESAVRFEKGADPNMVPRACDYAAYLMSRLAGGKVHEGIVDSYPKAIEPVEVELRPTRVNKILATDISAPQMIDILDSLGFGVQTGKKISVLVPTFRPDCTREIDLVEEIGRIYGYDRIGTSLRAAGELLTARNELEVFKDRIRDTLVRQGLYEILTPNMIDPEKALKLDMEDRFVRLLNPLSRDMAAFRSDLFFNALQVVNRNLNYRQKDIKLFEIGSVAYKNGDGSHTETTHLGIVVCGRPDVRNWAINPANYDFFDLKGIVEDFCQGMNLAHFEFRQKDWKYFKPDGSFDLYIEGEALGRAGVVSDNALSMYDLELPVYYLEVELEKLHRHYSEEINYHPLPRYPSTWRDIAVVVDEGVLSADLVNTIEETGGEILTKVELFDVYRGKQVEKGKKSLAFNLEFRSLEKTLTDEEVDPVFVRIIERLKDKFTATLRT